Proteins found in one Staphylococcus durrellii genomic segment:
- a CDS encoding glycosyl-4,4'-diaponeurosporenoate acyltransferase CrtO family protein — protein sequence MKRIIYYGLYWFIVQMIIAQLGTRISHKCLKKDNIYFRSWNFEKEGQLWQKLFKVQYWKNQLPDGQRINSNIVSKAAFDTSSNTHEVSQFILETRRAELVHLFSILPAIAFLNSSKSIKIINLVYVIIANVPCIIVQRYNRPKLVRIYSKMLKRKGD from the coding sequence ATGAAAAGGATAATATATTATGGACTTTACTGGTTTATAGTTCAAATGATTATTGCACAACTTGGTACGCGAATTAGCCATAAATGTTTAAAAAAAGATAATATATACTTTAGAAGTTGGAATTTTGAAAAAGAAGGTCAATTATGGCAAAAATTGTTTAAAGTTCAATATTGGAAAAATCAATTACCAGATGGTCAACGTATTAATTCAAATATTGTTAGTAAAGCAGCTTTTGATACATCAAGTAATACGCACGAAGTAAGTCAGTTTATATTAGAAACGAGACGTGCGGAGCTTGTCCATTTGTTTTCTATATTGCCTGCTATCGCTTTTTTAAATTCGTCAAAAAGCATTAAAATTATTAATCTAGTCTATGTCATTATAGCTAATGTACCGTGTATAATTGTGCAACGCTATAATCGACCTAAATTAGTACGTATATATTCGAAAATGCTAAAAAGAAAAGGTGATTAG
- a CDS encoding TspO/MBR family protein, whose protein sequence is MKANDIVKSIIKVKMPIIGGKLIGKFAVKNARKDYKKNIKPPFSPPGYIFPIVWPILYTTMGVAYAIVTNKSNNKNLKVIYYTQLGLNYLWSILYFKYKLRFSALIESFVLLGAVITTTVKFFNTKKIAGILLVPYMLWSGFATYLTVGNWLLNKENPSYSEKNRK, encoded by the coding sequence TTGAAAGCTAACGATATAGTAAAATCAATTATAAAAGTTAAAATGCCGATTATAGGTGGAAAACTTATAGGAAAATTTGCAGTTAAAAACGCGCGCAAAGACTATAAGAAGAATATAAAACCACCTTTTTCACCGCCAGGCTATATATTTCCTATTGTGTGGCCAATACTTTATACAACAATGGGTGTAGCTTATGCAATCGTTACTAATAAATCAAATAACAAGAATTTAAAAGTTATATATTATACGCAATTAGGTCTAAACTATTTATGGTCGATATTGTATTTTAAATACAAGTTAAGATTTAGTGCTTTGATAGAGAGTTTTGTGTTGCTTGGGGCGGTAATAACTACAACAGTAAAATTTTTCAACACGAAGAAAATTGCTGGCATACTATTGGTGCCGTACATGCTTTGGAGTGGGTTCGCAACGTATTTAACTGTAGGGAACTGGTTATTGAATAAAGAGAATCCAAGCTATTCAGAAAAAAACAGGAAATAA
- a CDS encoding NAD-dependent epimerase/dehydratase family protein, whose amino-acid sequence MKKILLTGASGYIGSHLMNKLKENYEIIAVSRNIENKSNEQNVTWKSADLFDLNEITEVMKNVDIAIYLVHSMMPSARLTQASFEDMDAILADNFAKASSFNKVKHIVFMSGLIPNTNELSPHLRSRLECERILGAYGVPVTTLRAGLIIGAKGSSYPILKKLVERLPGLILPKWAYNTTLPVAIDDVINGLYKIVERNPQANESIDIGGPSHMTYKDLFNQTAQVLDKSLPTLDLPIIPIWLSKYWVKLISGVPKEMVYPLMDSLIHDMIRDNKNIVEDISIGKIDYKESVRNALEEEAVTQKKSKKTSKSAIKDVRAISRVTLPKDMTMSQLAELYANFLNKITLNVVSSNFNEDNFTITVPFLNKKLLLLRKDKDASNEERILYRIVGGDFALDSNGGNARLEFRRLPYSDECIIALQEYEPTLPWWFYKYTQAKIHKSVMNLFKLKLKTKNSTEKGGVNMKKFILPVVIISVIVLKIYGLKKYLAKNNNMSNAEL is encoded by the coding sequence TAAATTAAAAGAAAATTATGAAATTATTGCTGTTTCTAGAAATATAGAAAATAAATCTAATGAACAAAATGTTACGTGGAAATCTGCAGATTTATTTGATTTAAATGAGATAACAGAAGTAATGAAAAACGTAGATATTGCTATATATCTGGTTCATTCGATGATGCCTTCGGCTAGGTTAACACAAGCAAGTTTTGAAGATATGGATGCAATATTAGCAGATAATTTTGCTAAAGCATCAAGTTTTAATAAAGTTAAGCATATCGTATTTATGAGTGGATTAATTCCTAATACGAATGAATTATCTCCACATTTAAGAAGTCGTTTAGAGTGTGAACGTATTTTAGGAGCATATGGTGTGCCAGTAACTACATTAAGAGCTGGACTAATTATAGGTGCTAAGGGAAGTTCTTATCCAATACTAAAAAAATTGGTAGAACGTCTACCTGGTTTAATTCTACCTAAATGGGCATATAATACGACGTTGCCAGTCGCTATTGATGATGTCATTAATGGTCTATATAAAATTGTAGAGCGTAATCCGCAAGCGAATGAATCCATTGATATCGGCGGACCAAGTCACATGACATATAAGGATTTGTTCAATCAAACGGCACAGGTGTTAGACAAAAGCTTACCTACACTGGATTTACCGATTATTCCAATTTGGTTAAGCAAATATTGGGTAAAACTAATTTCTGGTGTGCCGAAAGAAATGGTATATCCGTTAATGGACAGCTTAATTCATGATATGATTAGAGATAATAAAAATATTGTAGAAGATATTTCTATTGGCAAAATTGATTATAAAGAAAGTGTACGTAACGCTTTAGAGGAAGAAGCTGTTACACAAAAGAAAAGTAAAAAAACAAGCAAGAGTGCTATCAAAGATGTTCGAGCAATTTCAAGAGTAACCTTGCCTAAAGATATGACCATGAGTCAATTGGCAGAATTATATGCTAATTTCTTAAATAAAATCACATTAAATGTTGTTAGTAGTAACTTCAATGAAGATAATTTTACAATAACTGTACCATTTTTAAATAAAAAGCTACTTTTATTAAGAAAAGACAAGGATGCATCTAATGAAGAGAGGATTCTATATCGTATTGTCGGGGGAGATTTTGCTTTAGATTCAAATGGTGGTAACGCGAGATTAGAGTTTAGAAGGTTACCTTATAGTGATGAATGTATTATAGCATTACAGGAATATGAACCGACGTTACCTTGGTGGTTTTACAAGTATACGCAAGCTAAAATTCATAAAAGTGTGATGAATCTTTTCAAATTGAAGTTGAAAACTAAAAATAGTACTGAAAAGGGAGGGGTTAACATGAAAAAATTTATCTTACCAGTCGTTATTATAAGTGTGATTGTATTAAAAATATATGGATTAAAAAAATATCTAGCTAAAAATAATAATATGTCAAATGCTGAATTATAG